One Flagellimonas sp. CMM7 genomic region harbors:
- a CDS encoding DUF3341 domain-containing protein has product MASKVIHALYTDDDVLMHAVKKVRAEHHHIDEVYTPFPVHGLDKALGLEDTRIAITSFMYGCLGLTVAIVMMNYIMIDDWPQDIGGKPSFTYLENMPAFVPIMFELTVFFAAHLMVITFYLRSKMWPFKKAENPDVRTTDDHFLMEIGVHDNEKELTALLWDTGAVEINVTEKES; this is encoded by the coding sequence ATGGCATCAAAAGTTATACATGCACTTTATACTGATGATGATGTGTTGATGCATGCCGTAAAGAAGGTAAGAGCAGAACACCATCATATTGATGAAGTGTATACACCTTTTCCAGTACATGGTTTAGATAAAGCACTTGGTCTTGAAGATACCCGTATAGCAATTACTTCTTTTATGTATGGTTGTTTGGGACTTACTGTGGCCATTGTAATGATGAATTACATCATGATTGATGATTGGCCTCAGGATATTGGGGGTAAACCAAGTTTTACTTACTTGGAAAACATGCCTGCTTTTGTACCAATTATGTTTGAATTAACGGTGTTCTTCGCGGCCCACTTAATGGTGATCACATTTTATTTAAGAAGTAAAATGTGGCCGTTTAAAAAAGCGGAAAATCCAGATGTAAGAACTACAGATGACCATTTTTTGATGGAAATAGGAGTTCATGATAATGAAAAAGAGCTTACTGCTTTGTTGTGGGATACAGGAGCTGTGGAAATAAATGTTACAGAAAAGGAGTCATAA
- a CDS encoding c-type cytochrome, producing MKHLGKIGIVLVLVLSMAACADKNSPNYQYMPNMYEPVGYETYQGVDNGLFPNGTEAMLPAENTIPRGYMPYKFENTPEGKALARLNLSPLDSLQSEANLATGKELYDIYCSICHGPKGKGQGTLVKREKILGVPSYDDVARNITVGTTYHTIYYGLNSMGSYAAQFANEEEMWQVSEYVMKLKEDLTK from the coding sequence ATGAAGCATTTAGGTAAAATAGGTATTGTCTTAGTTTTGGTCCTGTCTATGGCGGCTTGCGCTGACAAGAATAGTCCAAACTACCAGTATATGCCCAATATGTATGAACCTGTGGGATACGAAACTTATCAGGGAGTTGATAATGGATTGTTTCCAAATGGGACAGAAGCTATGCTCCCAGCAGAAAACACGATCCCTAGAGGATACATGCCGTACAAATTTGAGAATACTCCTGAAGGAAAAGCTTTGGCAAGATTGAATTTGAGTCCATTGGATTCTTTACAAAGCGAAGCTAATTTGGCAACAGGAAAAGAGCTTTACGATATTTATTGTTCAATTTGTCATGGACCAAAAGGAAAAGGGCAGGGCACATTGGTGAAAAGAGAAAAAATATTGGGTGTTCCTAGCTATGATGATGTAGCACGTAACATTACAGTAGGTACTACCTACCACACCATCTATTACGGATTAAACTCAATGGGTTCTTACGCAGCTCAATTTGCTAATGAAGAAGAGATGTGGCAGGTATCCGAGTATGTGATGAAATTAAAGGAAGATCTAACAAAATAA
- the nrfD gene encoding NrfD/PsrC family molybdoenzyme membrane anchor subunit has protein sequence MASHYEAPIRKPLVLGDKGYHDVTVDIAAPVEGKANKHWWIVFTIALVAFLWGLGCIIYTISTGIGVWGLNKTVNWAWDITNFVWWVGIGHAGTLISAVLLLFRQKWRMAINRSAEAMTIFSVIQAGLFPIIHMGRPWLAYWVLPIPNQFGSLWVNFNSPLLWDVFAISTYLSVSLVFWWTGLLPDFAMIRDRAVKPFQKKIYSLLSFGWTGRAKDWQRFEEVSLVLAGLATPLVLSVHTIVSFDFATSVIPGWHTTIFPPYFVAGAIFSGFAMVNTLLIIMRKVCSLEAYITVQHIELMNIVIMITGSIVGCAYITELFIAWYSGVEYEQYAFLNRATGPYWWAYWSMMTCNVFSPQFMWFKKLRTSIMFSFFISIVVNIGMWFERFVIIVTSLHRDYLPSSWTMFSPTFVDIGIFIGTIGFFFVLFLLYSRTFPVIAQAEVKSILKASGEKYKKLRDAGKPLYEMPAVKGEVKKEKAPKAEKDKPDEKKVSSLLDTIGVFNAETETADDLKKVKGIGPQMEQTLNQIGIFTFAQVSKMTEKEYDLLDSITGSFPGRAQRDDWAGQAKKLNAKK, from the coding sequence ATGGCGTCGCATTACGAAGCACCTATTCGAAAGCCCTTAGTACTTGGAGATAAAGGATACCATGACGTTACCGTGGATATCGCAGCTCCTGTGGAGGGGAAGGCCAACAAACATTGGTGGATTGTATTTACCATTGCTTTAGTTGCATTCCTTTGGGGTCTAGGATGTATCATTTATACCATTTCCACAGGTATTGGGGTTTGGGGTCTTAATAAGACCGTAAACTGGGCCTGGGATATTACAAACTTTGTTTGGTGGGTAGGTATTGGTCACGCAGGAACACTGATTTCTGCTGTATTGCTTTTATTTAGACAGAAATGGAGAATGGCAATTAACCGTTCTGCGGAGGCAATGACCATTTTCTCGGTTATTCAGGCAGGTTTGTTTCCAATCATTCACATGGGTCGTCCTTGGTTGGCGTATTGGGTACTTCCAATTCCAAACCAATTTGGTTCGTTGTGGGTAAACTTTAACTCACCACTACTTTGGGATGTATTTGCGATTTCAACATACTTATCCGTTTCCTTGGTATTCTGGTGGACAGGTTTGTTACCGGATTTCGCCATGATTCGCGATAGAGCTGTTAAACCATTTCAAAAGAAAATATATAGTTTATTAAGTTTTGGTTGGACCGGTAGGGCCAAAGATTGGCAACGTTTTGAAGAAGTTTCATTGGTTTTGGCAGGTTTGGCAACACCACTTGTACTTTCTGTACACACCATTGTATCCTTTGACTTTGCTACATCGGTGATACCAGGATGGCATACCACTATATTCCCACCCTACTTTGTTGCGGGTGCAATTTTCTCTGGATTTGCTATGGTAAACACTTTGCTTATCATCATGAGAAAGGTGTGTAGCCTTGAAGCCTATATAACCGTTCAACATATAGAATTGATGAACATTGTAATTATGATTACGGGTTCTATAGTTGGATGTGCCTATATTACGGAACTGTTCATTGCTTGGTATTCTGGGGTTGAATACGAACAGTATGCGTTCCTAAATAGGGCAACAGGACCTTACTGGTGGGCATATTGGTCTATGATGACTTGTAACGTGTTTTCCCCACAGTTTATGTGGTTCAAAAAATTACGTACCAGTATCATGTTCTCGTTCTTCATTTCCATTGTGGTGAACATAGGAATGTGGTTTGAACGATTTGTGATTATTGTTACTTCCTTACATAGAGATTACTTGCCGTCTTCATGGACCATGTTCTCTCCAACATTTGTGGATATAGGAATTTTTATCGGTACCATAGGTTTCTTCTTTGTATTGTTCCTTTTATATTCCAGAACGTTCCCTGTAATTGCGCAGGCAGAGGTTAAATCAATTTTGAAGGCGTCTGGAGAGAAGTATAAGAAACTTAGGGATGCAGGGAAACCTCTATATGAAATGCCAGCTGTAAAAGGTGAGGTAAAGAAAGAAAAGGCTCCAAAAGCAGAAAAGGACAAACCTGATGAAAAGAAAGTTTCCTCCTTGTTAGATACCATTGGTGTATTTAATGCGGAAACTGAAACTGCAGACGATTTGAAAAAAGTAAAAGGTATTGGACCTCAAATGGAACAAACCTTGAACCAGATAGGAATTTTTACGTTCGCTCAGGTGAGTAAAATGACAGAAAAAGAATATGACTTGCTGGATTCTATCACTGGTTCCTTCCCGGGAAGGGCGCAACGTGATGATTGGGCAGGACAAGCAAAAAAATTAAACGCTAAAAAATAG
- a CDS encoding TAT-variant-translocated molybdopterin oxidoreductase, giving the protein MASNKKYWKSEAELNPNDSIVEALRQNEFTEQIPVDEFLGDKENLSASTTNRRDFLKYVGFSTAAATVAACEGPVHKSIPYVVQPDRIVPGVANYYATTIADGHDFASILVKTREGRPIKIENNTEAKVSGSANARVQASVLSLYDSTRVQGPSANGEPIEWKVLDATVRAKLGSLKDSNKQIVLLTQTYASPSTDKLIAEFKANYGENVNHISYDAISEDAALNAFDTAYGERALPDYDFEKAELIVSFGADFLGDWQGGGYDDGYARGRVPKDGKMSKHVQLESNMSLTGANADKRYPMTPTQQKIALAKLYGKLNGSNVGGGTSDVDEAVEAVAAQIRKAGSKAVVVTGLNDINAQTVVLAINKLLASEAFDAENPRYVRQGDSAKVTKLVADMNAGRVGVLIMDGVNPVYSLPNSADFVSGLDKVDVSVSFSFNNDETAQASKYVAAASHYLESWGDAQFKKGHYSLAQPAIRELFDTRQLQSALLTWMGSDKTYYEYIKETWNAEVLQESDWNKALQDGVFTAPVAPETTEEPLAIANDEEEVQESIVPIASAIRSLVNTTSSGTELILYSKVGMGDGRQANNPWLQEFPDPITRVSWGNYVTVSKADAEAMGMENYNVADGGLNGSYAKLTVDGTVLDNVAVIIQPGQAPGTVGLSFGYGKQAGMKAEMATGVNAFSLYSNFNNVQSVSIEKTEGTHEFACVQLHKTLMGRGDIIKETTLEIFNTKDHHEWNAVPQVSKDHQEIPVTSPDADLWQEFDRSIGHHFNLSIDLNSCTGCGACVIACHAENNVPVVGKEEIRKSRDMHWLRIDRYYSSEESFEQDNEKKDNMDGLWGDNGSLGGFREMEDASANPQVAFQPVMCQHCNHAPCETVCPVAATSHGRQGQNQMAYNRCVGTRYCANNCPYKVRRFNWFLYYDNDEFDYNMNNDLGKMVINPDVNVRSRGVMEKCSMCIQMTQKTILDAKRDGRVIKDGEFQTACSSACSSGAMVFGDINDKESKIAELKEDDRMYHLLEHVGTKPNVFYHVKVRNTNEA; this is encoded by the coding sequence ATGGCATCAAACAAAAAATATTGGAAAAGTGAAGCGGAGTTAAATCCGAACGATTCCATTGTTGAGGCGCTAAGACAAAACGAATTTACAGAACAGATTCCCGTTGATGAGTTTTTGGGGGACAAGGAAAACCTGTCAGCTTCCACGACCAACAGAAGGGACTTCTTAAAATATGTGGGTTTCAGTACGGCAGCAGCAACCGTTGCAGCTTGTGAGGGGCCTGTTCATAAGTCTATTCCTTACGTGGTTCAGCCAGACAGAATTGTACCCGGAGTTGCAAACTACTATGCAACCACAATTGCTGATGGACATGATTTTGCAAGTATTCTGGTTAAAACCAGAGAAGGGAGACCTATTAAAATTGAAAATAATACAGAGGCTAAAGTAAGTGGTAGTGCCAATGCTAGAGTTCAGGCATCTGTACTTTCATTATATGATAGCACTAGGGTGCAAGGGCCTTCCGCCAATGGAGAACCCATTGAATGGAAAGTGTTGGATGCGACGGTTAGAGCAAAACTGGGGAGTTTAAAAGATTCCAATAAGCAAATTGTATTGCTTACTCAAACGTATGCAAGCCCATCTACTGATAAATTGATTGCTGAATTTAAAGCTAACTACGGCGAAAACGTAAACCATATATCGTACGATGCTATTTCTGAAGATGCTGCGTTAAATGCGTTTGATACTGCTTATGGAGAGCGCGCTTTACCAGATTATGATTTCGAGAAAGCAGAGCTAATAGTTTCTTTTGGTGCAGATTTCTTGGGAGATTGGCAAGGAGGAGGATATGATGATGGTTATGCAAGAGGGCGTGTTCCTAAAGATGGAAAAATGTCCAAGCATGTTCAGCTAGAATCCAATATGTCTTTGACCGGGGCTAATGCTGACAAGCGTTACCCGATGACTCCAACACAGCAAAAAATTGCTTTGGCAAAGTTGTATGGAAAGTTAAATGGCAGCAATGTTGGTGGAGGAACTTCTGATGTTGATGAAGCGGTAGAGGCAGTGGCTGCTCAAATTAGAAAAGCTGGTAGCAAAGCTGTTGTTGTCACGGGACTAAATGATATCAATGCACAAACTGTTGTGCTAGCGATTAATAAATTGTTGGCTAGTGAAGCTTTTGATGCGGAGAACCCTAGATATGTTCGCCAGGGAGATAGCGCTAAAGTGACAAAGTTAGTTGCAGATATGAATGCTGGTCGCGTAGGAGTTTTAATCATGGATGGTGTAAATCCAGTTTATTCACTCCCAAATTCAGCGGATTTTGTATCTGGACTTGATAAGGTAGATGTTTCTGTAAGTTTTTCATTTAATAATGATGAAACTGCACAGGCGTCCAAATATGTTGCAGCTGCTTCCCATTACTTAGAATCTTGGGGCGATGCGCAATTCAAAAAAGGACATTACAGTCTAGCGCAACCTGCTATCCGTGAGCTTTTTGATACAAGACAGTTACAGTCTGCTTTGCTTACATGGATGGGCAGTGATAAAACGTATTACGAATACATCAAAGAGACTTGGAATGCTGAAGTGCTCCAAGAATCTGATTGGAACAAAGCATTACAAGATGGAGTGTTTACTGCTCCAGTTGCACCAGAAACGACTGAGGAGCCTTTAGCAATTGCTAATGATGAGGAAGAAGTGCAAGAAAGTATTGTTCCTATTGCTTCGGCAATACGTTCCTTAGTGAACACTACAAGTTCTGGAACAGAATTGATTCTTTATTCTAAAGTGGGAATGGGAGATGGTCGTCAGGCCAATAACCCATGGTTGCAAGAATTTCCTGATCCGATTACCAGAGTCTCATGGGGCAACTATGTAACAGTTTCCAAAGCTGATGCTGAGGCAATGGGCATGGAAAACTATAATGTGGCCGATGGTGGTTTAAACGGAAGCTATGCAAAACTAACTGTTGATGGTACTGTTTTGGATAATGTTGCGGTGATTATCCAGCCAGGTCAAGCTCCTGGAACAGTTGGTCTTTCATTTGGTTATGGTAAACAAGCCGGAATGAAAGCTGAAATGGCAACTGGGGTAAATGCATTTTCACTGTACAGTAATTTCAATAACGTGCAATCGGTTAGTATAGAAAAAACTGAAGGAACACATGAATTTGCTTGTGTTCAGTTGCATAAAACATTAATGGGTAGAGGGGATATTATCAAGGAAACGACCTTGGAAATCTTCAATACCAAAGACCATCACGAGTGGAATGCAGTTCCACAGGTATCCAAAGATCACCAAGAAATACCTGTTACCTCGCCAGATGCAGATTTGTGGCAAGAATTTGACCGTTCTATCGGACATCACTTCAACTTATCCATCGATTTAAATTCTTGTACCGGTTGTGGAGCTTGTGTTATTGCCTGCCACGCAGAAAATAATGTTCCTGTTGTAGGTAAAGAAGAAATCAGAAAATCAAGAGATATGCACTGGTTGCGTATTGATAGATACTATTCCTCTGAAGAATCTTTTGAGCAGGATAACGAGAAAAAGGATAACATGGACGGCCTTTGGGGCGATAATGGTTCCTTAGGTGGGTTTAGGGAGATGGAAGATGCATCCGCAAACCCTCAAGTGGCATTCCAGCCTGTTATGTGTCAACATTGTAACCATGCACCTTGTGAAACGGTTTGTCCAGTAGCGGCAACATCTCACGGTAGACAAGGGCAAAACCAAATGGCATACAATCGTTGTGTAGGTACAAGATATTGTGCCAACAACTGTCCTTATAAAGTACGTAGATTTAACTGGTTCTTGTATTATGACAATGACGAGTTTGACTACAATATGAATAATGACCTAGGAAAAATGGTCATCAATCCAGATGTTAATGTACGTTCAAGAGGGGTAATGGAAAAATGTTCCATGTGTATTCAAATGACACAGAAGACCATTTTAGATGCTAAGAGAGATGGACGTGTAATTAAGGATGGAGAATTCCAAACGGCTTGCTCATCTGCTTGTAGTAGTGGAGCTATGGTCTTTGGGGACATCAACGATAAAGAAAGTAAGATTGCCGAATTGAAGGAAGATGATAGAATGTATCACCTATTGGAGCATGTGGGCACAAAACCCAATGTTTTCTACCATGTTAAGGTGAGAAATACCAACGAGGCTTAA